GCCAGGCACGCATGATTTTGCAGATCGTCCGGCGATTGCGGCACGCCGGCGCGCTCCAGATAAGCAGGGGCTGCGCAGAGAATGAAGGGCAAGGAGACGATCTTGCGCGCGACGATGCCGTCCTCCAGTTGCGGTTTGATCCGCAGGCTCAGATCAATACCGTCCTGGATGTGGTTGATCTTGCCGTCCGTTGTCGACAACTCAATGAGCAGGCGCGGGTGTTGTGCGGCGAAGCCGGCGATCAGAGGTGCCAGCACATGGCGGCCAAACGCTGCGGTGGAGGCAATGCTCAGGCGGCCTTGCAGTTCGCTTGCTTCATCGCTGATTGCACTTTGCGCCGATTCCAGATCCGCCGCGATGCGCTTGACCTTGTCGTAGTACACCGCACCGTTTTCAGTCAGCGCCATGCTCCGGGTCGTGCGTTGCAAAAGTCGCACGCCGAGGTGCGCCTCAAGACGGTTGATCGTCTGACTTACCGCCGCCGCACTGACGCCCAGGATCTTGGCGGCACCGACGATGGAGCCCGATTCGACCACTTTGATAAAACTGGCAATTGCCGCTAACAGATTCATCCTTGGCCTGCGCAAGAGGGGGGTGATTCGTAAGTTCTGCTTTATAAAGCACCTACGGGTAGCCGTCTAGTTGAGGGCAATCGGCTTTGCTAAGGTGCCCGCTCCCTGTCAATGGATGGAAAAGCCATATGAATCAAAGAACAAACTCCGATGCCTTGTATGTCAGCCGGCGCAGGCTATCAGCGCGTGCGACACCCTATGTGTTCGCGTTTTACATGGCAACGATCATGGCGTTCCTGATGTCGTTGGTGATCACGGCCTCCAACTCCGGCATTGATAACGACTACCTGAGTAATACGTTGCATGCCTATAAGTTGGCGATGCCAGTGGCATTCCTGTGCATCCTCGTCGTGCGGCCCATCGTGATCAAACTGGTGGCGTTGACAGTGCATCCGCACCTCCCGCGCTGACCTGTTACCGGACAATCAATCGAAACTTCGCCGTCAACCCGACTGTCCAGACCCTTACACCTCCCGGCGGATGCGCTGCCGGGAATGCTTCATGCACCGGTGAAAGACGAGGAACAAGATGACGACGACAGTAGGAGATTTTCTGGTTGAGCGGCTCAGCCAATGGGGCGTGACGCGGATTTTTGGCTATCCGGGTGACGGCATCAATGGCGTGTTCGGCGCGCTCGATCGGGCGAAAGGAAAGATCGAGTTCATCCAGGCGCGCCATGAAGAGATGGCCGCGTTCATGGCCTCGGCCCATGCCAAGTTCACCGGTGAGCTGGGGGTTTGCATTGCCACGTCAGGGCCGGGCGCATCGCACCTGATTACCGGGCTTTACGATGCACGAATGGATCACATGCCGGTGTTGGCGATTGTCGGTCAGCAGGCGCGCACGGCGCTGGGCAGTCACTACCAGCAAGAGCTGGATCTGGTCTCGATGTTCAAGGATGTCGCCGGCGCTTTTGTGCAACAGGCTTCGACGCCGTCACAGGTTCGCCATTTGCTCGACCGCGCGGTGCGTACGGCGGTCGGCGAGCGCCGCGTTACGGCAATCATTCTGCCCAATGACTTGCAGGATCTTCCCTACGAGGCTCCGGCGCGGGCCCATGGTACTGCGCATTCCGGAGTCGGCTACTCCAAGCCGAAAGTGCTGCCCTACGAGGCGGATTTGCAACGGGCGGCGGACGTTCTGAATGCTGGGGAAAAAGTCGCGATCCTGGTCGGTGCCGGTGCACTGGAAGCGACCGATCAAGTGATCGCCGTAGCGGAAAAACTCGGCGCCGGGGTCGCCAAGGCGTTGCTCGGTAAAGCCGTACTGCCCGATGATTTGCAATGGGTCACGGGCAGCATCGGCCTGCTCGGCACCGAGCCGAGCTACAAGTTGATGACCGAATGCGACACCTTGCTGATGATTGGTTCGGGTTTCCCGTACTCCGAGTTTCTGCCCAAAGAAGGTCAGGCACGGGGCGTGCAGATCGATTTGCAGCCCGACATGCTCAGCCTGCGCTATCCGATGGAGGTCAATCTGCAGGGCGACGCCGCTGAAACCCTTGCCGCGTTGCTGCCACTTCTGGAACAGAAAACCTCGGGCAAATGGCGCAAGAAAGTCGAAGGGTGGCGCGGCAGTTGGGAGAAAACCCTGGAAAAACGCGCCATGGCCAAAGCCAAACCGATCAACCCGCAGCGAGTGGTGTATGAGCTCTCACCGCAACTGCCGGATCAGGCGATCATCACCAGCGACTCCGGTTCGTGCGCCAACTGGTACGCCCGCGACCTGAAAATCCGCCGTGGCATGAAGTGCTCGTTATCCGGCGGGCTGGCCTCGATGGGCGCCGCAGTGCCTTATGCGATTGCGGCCAAATTCGCCTACCCCGAACGCTCGGTGATCGCACTGGTGGGCGACGGTGCGATGCAGATGAACAACATGGCCGAACTGATCACGGTCGCCAAATACTGGCGGCAGTGGCAAAGCCCGAAATGGATCTGCGCAGTCTTCAACAACGAAGATCTCAATCAGGTCACCTGGGAACAACGGGTGATGGAGGGCGATCCGAAGTTCGAAGCGTCGCAAAGCATTCCGGACGTTCCCTATCACTTGTTCGCCATTTCCATTGGCCTGAAGGGCATTTTCGTCGATCGCGAAGAAGACGTCGCCGCTGCCTGGGAGCAGGCACTGGCCTCGGATGTGCCGGTGCTGATCGAGTTCAAGACAGACCCGAACGTGCCGCCGTTGCCGCCGCACATCAAACTTGAGCAAGCGAAGAAATTCGCTACGACCTTGCTCAAGGGCGATCCGGATGAGGTGGGGATCATCGTGCAAACCGCCAAACAAGTACTGAGTTCGGTACTGCCCGGCAAAAAATAACCCCGAGCCTAAGCGTCGTGGCACGACCTCTGTAGGAGCTGCCGCAGGCTGCGATCTTTTGATCTTGCAAAACAAAGATCGCAGCCTGCGACGGCTCCTGCATCAAATTGCTCAAGTGGCGGTCGATCCCTCGCGCATCAGCAATGACGCTGTGCCCGGTGGCTGGCGCGGCGTGAAGTATTGGCGTCTGCACGGTTCACCGCGCATTTATCACAGCGCTTACGATTCAGCGTATCTGCAACAACTTACGCAAACCTTGCAGACCGAGACGCAGGATGACGCCGCGACCTGGTGCGTCTTCGACAACACTTTAAGCGGCGCGGCGATCGGTAATGCGTTGATGCTGCGAGGTCTGCAACTGCCGATCGAGTCAGACTGAGGTTCTGAAACTCACGCAATCGGCTCCCTTTCCCTCACCCCCTAGGGCTGGGGTGGGGGGGTAAATCCAATTCACTCCGCCAATCTCAATTCCCATCCGCCAACTTGCGCTCAATCTCATCGACCTTGCGCTGCAGCTCTTCGGCATCCTGTTCTTTGACTCGAGTCGACGACGGCGTGATGACGTCATCCACCGTCTTGGTGTCATCGTCCCTGTCCTCAAGATCTCGCTCGACCACATTCACCGGCTTGCCGGACGTATCGGTAGGCGGGGCGTTCGGGGTTTTGTTGTCGTTGCTGTTCATATTGTTGACCTCCGTGGGTGTAAACATTGGAGGCAGCGTTGTGGCGAGTGTTCGATTTTTCTACGGATAACTGAATCAACGGCGTTGAACGATAAAGCACCTGCAGGCGCTGCCGAAGTCTGCATTCGACAGCGCCTGGAGGTGGACAGCATCAATCCTTGAGAATGTCGCGATCCTTGGTTTCCGGCAGGAAGAACGTGCCGAGTATCGCCGTCATCACCGCAATCACGATCGGGTACCACAAGCCGTAGTAAATATCCCCGGTGGCCGCGACCATCGCGAACGCCACGGTCGGCAGGAAGCCACCAAACCAGCCGTTACCGATGTGATAGGGCAGTGACATGGAGGTGTAGCGGATGCGGGTCGGGAACAGTTCGACCAGCCACGCCGCGATTGGCCCATAAACCATGGTCACGTAGATCACCAGAATGGTCAGCAGGAGCAGCATCATCGGGTAGTTGGTTTTTGCCGGATCGGCTTTTTCTGGATAACCGGCGTCCTTCAGCGCAGTGCCGAGGCTGGCGGTAAAGGCATCGTTACGGGTCTTGAAGTCGGCGGCTGGCAGGGCGCTGCCCTCGAAACTCTCGATGACTTTGTCGCCGATGCGTACCTGCGCCACGGTGCCGGGTTCCGCCTCGACGTTTTCATAAGGGATCGCCCGTTTCGCCAGCAATGTTTTTGCGAGGTCGCAGGAACTGGTGAATTTGGCCTTGCCCACCGGGTCGAACTGGAACGAACACTGATCGGAATTGGCGATCACCTTGACCGGGTTTTTCTCCTGCGCAATGAACACGTCGGGGTTACCGTACTGGGTCAGCGCATGAAAGATCGGAAAGTAAGTCAGCGCGGCCAGAATGCAGCCGACCATGATGATCGGTTTGCGCCCGATGCGGTCGGACAGGCTGCCGAAGATCACG
The sequence above is drawn from the Pseudomonas sp. FP2196 genome and encodes:
- a CDS encoding LysR family transcriptional regulator, which codes for MNLLAAIASFIKVVESGSIVGAAKILGVSAAAVSQTINRLEAHLGVRLLQRTTRSMALTENGAVYYDKVKRIAADLESAQSAISDEASELQGRLSIASTAAFGRHVLAPLIAGFAAQHPRLLIELSTTDGKINHIQDGIDLSLRIKPQLEDGIVARKIVSLPFILCAAPAYLERAGVPQSPDDLQNHACLAFRYPLDGRFLRWSFLRDGLRYDASINATAISDDIDALAQMAISGAGITRLAEFVAAPYLASGQLLPLFEQRDNAKHAVVEPMEIYACVQERAAMTGKAKAFMDYLTEQLKQRWPMEEIVAGALKDTR
- a CDS encoding DUF2798 domain-containing protein; its protein translation is MNQRTNSDALYVSRRRLSARATPYVFAFYMATIMAFLMSLVITASNSGIDNDYLSNTLHAYKLAMPVAFLCILVVRPIVIKLVALTVHPHLPR
- a CDS encoding thiamine pyrophosphate-requiring protein, whose product is MTTTVGDFLVERLSQWGVTRIFGYPGDGINGVFGALDRAKGKIEFIQARHEEMAAFMASAHAKFTGELGVCIATSGPGASHLITGLYDARMDHMPVLAIVGQQARTALGSHYQQELDLVSMFKDVAGAFVQQASTPSQVRHLLDRAVRTAVGERRVTAIILPNDLQDLPYEAPARAHGTAHSGVGYSKPKVLPYEADLQRAADVLNAGEKVAILVGAGALEATDQVIAVAEKLGAGVAKALLGKAVLPDDLQWVTGSIGLLGTEPSYKLMTECDTLLMIGSGFPYSEFLPKEGQARGVQIDLQPDMLSLRYPMEVNLQGDAAETLAALLPLLEQKTSGKWRKKVEGWRGSWEKTLEKRAMAKAKPINPQRVVYELSPQLPDQAIITSDSGSCANWYARDLKIRRGMKCSLSGGLASMGAAVPYAIAAKFAYPERSVIALVGDGAMQMNNMAELITVAKYWRQWQSPKWICAVFNNEDLNQVTWEQRVMEGDPKFEASQSIPDVPYHLFAISIGLKGIFVDREEDVAAAWEQALASDVPVLIEFKTDPNVPPLPPHIKLEQAKKFATTLLKGDPDEVGIIVQTAKQVLSSVLPGKK
- a CDS encoding DUF72 domain-containing protein; translated protein: MQNKDRSLRRLLHQIAQVAVDPSRISNDAVPGGWRGVKYWRLHGSPRIYHSAYDSAYLQQLTQTLQTETQDDAATWCVFDNTLSGAAIGNALMLRGLQLPIESD